One genomic window of Cygnus olor isolate bCygOlo1 chromosome 3, bCygOlo1.pri.v2, whole genome shotgun sequence includes the following:
- the LOC121067506 gene encoding cytochrome P450 2K6-like — translation MDWASLVPVGLLFVLILLLIVKRQYFWKSHVNKNLPPGPKPLPIIGNLHILDLKKLDGTMIKLSETYGPLFRIQMGPKTVVVLSGYDTVKEALVNHADAFAGRPKIQIIKETGKGKGVIFSYGENWKVMRRFTLTTLRDFGMGKKAIEDRVVEEYGYLADVIESQKGKPLEMTLIMNAAVANVIVSILLGKRYDYEDPTFKRLLSLMNENIRLFGRPSVSLYNIFPALGFFLKDHKAFLENVKEVNAFIKVTFIEHLKVLDRNDQRSFIDAFLVRQQEENGKDNGFFDNENLTEVVRNLFAAGTDTTSTTLRWGLLLMMKYPEIQKKVQEEIEQVLGSNPPRTEHRTQMPYTDAVIHEIQRFANILPLSLPHETTADVNLKGYFIPKGTYIIPLLTSVLRDKSQWEKPDTFYPEHFLDSEGKFVKKDAFMPFSAGRRICAGETLAKMELFLFFTSLLQRFTFHPPPGVSTSDLDLSHTTGLTVPPVTYEVCAVPRS, via the exons ATGGATTGGGCCAGCCTTGTTCCTGTGGGGTTACTGTTTGTCCTCATTCTCCTGCTGATTGTGAAAAGACAATATTTCTGGAAGAGCCATGTGAATAAGAACCTTCCCCCAGGACCCAAGCCTTTACCCATCATTGGAAATCTGCACATCTTGGACTTGAAGAAACTTGACGGGACAATGATAAAG CTGTCTGAAACATATGGCCCACTGTTCAGAATTCAAATGGGACCAAAGACAGTGGTGGTGCTATCAGGATATGACACAGTGAAGGAAGCTCTGGTGAACCATGCAGATGCATTTGCAGGGAGAcctaaaatacaaataatcaaagaaacaggaaaaggaaaag GAGTTATATTTTCTTATGGAGAAAACTGGAAAGTAATGCGAAGATTTACTCTTACAACCTTACGAGACTTTGGAATGGGAAAGAAGGCCATAGAGGATCGTGTTGTAGAAGAGTATGGATACCTGGCAGATGTCATTGAGTCACAGAAAG GGAAGCCCCTTGAGATGACTCTGATAATGAATGCTGCTGTTGCTAATGTCATTGTATCCATATTGCTTGGAAAACGGTATGACTATGAAGACCCCACATTCAAAAGACTCCTGTCATTGATGAATGAAAATATAAGACTTTTTGGAAGGCCATCAGTTTCG CTGTACAATATATTCCCAGCCCTTGGATTCTTCCTGAAGGACCACAAAGCTTTTCTTGAGAATGTGAAAGAAGTCAATGCTTTTATCAAGGTTACTTTCATAGAACATCTTAAAGTCCTGGACAGAAATGACCAGAGGAGCTTCATTGACGCTTTCCTGGTCAGACAACAAGAG gagaatggAAAGGACAATGGTTTTTTTGATAATGAAAACTTAACTGAGGTTGTGAGAAATCTGTTTGCAGCTGGTACAGATACCACATCCACCACTTTGCGCTGGGGCCTTCTGCTCATGATGAAATATCCTGAAATTCAGA aaaaagtcCAAGAAGAGATAGAGCAAGTGCTAGGATCAAACCCCCCACGAACTGAGCATCGGACTCAAATGCCATATACAGATGCTGTTATCCATGAAATTCAGAGGTTCGCTAATATCCTGCCATTGAGCCTGCCTCATGAGACTACTGCAGATGTCAATCTCAAAGGCTATTTCATTCCCAAG GGAACCTACATCATCCCCTTGCTGACTTCTGTCTTGCGAGACAAATCCCAGTGGGAGAAACCAGACACCTTCTACCCTGAGCACTTCCTCGACTCGGAGGGGAAGTTTGTAAAGAAAGATGCTTTCATGCCTTTTTCAGCAG GACGAAGGATCTGTGCTGGTGAGACTCTTGCCAAAATGgagctcttcctcttcttcaccaGCCTCCTACAGAGGTTCACCTTCCATCCTCCCCCAGGAGTTTCCACCTCAGACCTGGACCTCTCCCACACTACTGGGCTTACCGTTCCCCCAGTGACTTATGAGGTCTGTGCAGTGCCACGTTCCTAG